Proteins encoded in a region of the Thiohalorhabdus denitrificans genome:
- a CDS encoding efflux RND transporter periplasmic adaptor subunit, which translates to MTAYLGLRLRRFLLPLLLFSGVAAGGSLDDARRYPGQVVFDERGQSSVSIRVNAQITDLADITRGSQVQSGDPLVWFESAELRTVQSSYLSTYRNSDFQRLSYQSEQTMARNRLILRWRGLSKKEIEELELDGEPLEEIALEAPFDGVVLGLDVVKRQVVNAGVQVGQFTAVGMPALSLADPDRVLVEAQVPGTEARRMAAGDPAHVHAAAGVLEGEVVGVYPQAVEGSGRHRVVVETRKDAVGSGLVPGMRVGVAVSLRSEPVSRWEQRGGQRGPTGDPRSGEGAPEGPPGQPGAPAGPSQPGQPGQPGTPAGPGQSVHQGGGGAAGGSGESHGRP; encoded by the coding sequence ATGACAGCCTACCTTGGGCTCCGCCTTCGCCGGTTCCTGCTCCCTCTTCTCCTCTTTTCGGGAGTCGCTGCCGGAGGCTCGCTGGACGACGCCCGACGGTACCCCGGCCAGGTGGTATTCGATGAGCGGGGGCAGAGCTCGGTGAGCATCCGGGTCAACGCGCAGATCACCGACCTGGCGGACATCACACGGGGATCGCAGGTCCAGTCCGGGGACCCCCTGGTCTGGTTCGAGAGCGCGGAGCTGCGCACCGTGCAGAGCAGCTACCTGTCCACCTACCGCAACTCCGACTTCCAGCGGCTCTCCTATCAGAGCGAGCAGACCATGGCCCGCAATCGTCTGATCCTTCGATGGCGGGGGCTGAGCAAAAAGGAGATCGAGGAGCTGGAGCTCGACGGGGAGCCTCTCGAGGAGATCGCCCTGGAGGCGCCCTTCGACGGGGTGGTGCTGGGCTTGGACGTGGTCAAGCGCCAGGTGGTCAATGCCGGCGTGCAGGTGGGGCAGTTCACCGCCGTGGGCATGCCTGCCCTGTCCCTGGCCGACCCGGACCGGGTACTGGTTGAGGCACAGGTCCCGGGTACCGAGGCCCGCCGGATGGCGGCGGGGGATCCCGCCCATGTGCACGCGGCCGCCGGGGTCCTTGAGGGCGAGGTGGTGGGGGTCTATCCGCAGGCCGTGGAGGGTTCGGGGCGCCACCGGGTGGTGGTGGAGACCCGGAAAGACGCCGTGGGGTCGGGGCTGGTCCCGGGCATGCGGGTGGGCGTCGCCGTATCCCTGCGCTCCGAGCCGGTTTCGCGGTGGGAGCAGCGCGGCGGCCAGAGGGGCCCCACCGGTGATCCGCGCTCGGGCGAGGGGGCCCCGGAGGGACCTCCCGGCCAGCCGGGAGCCCCTGCCGGGCCCAGCCAGCCTGGTCAGCCCGGTCAGCCGGGGACTCCCGCGGGACCTGGCCAGTCCGTCCACCAGGGAGGAGGCGGCGCGGCGGGCGGCTCCGGGGAAAGCCATGGACGGCCCTAA
- a CDS encoding efflux RND transporter periplasmic adaptor subunit, with the protein MRARKVLITACLLAGAPTLALGHAEHQQFAEDGADQPDSWVVGIRQASAEMAGLLDTAKAVAERRAMTLRTDGRVRARPSRIQEVNANTSGEVRDLWVRRGQAVRQGEGLASIYSPQFILQQEQHLALLGSQVQQEQIRALGNLGDYMEDARKNLEWWGLSEKQVKRLEKEKEVVKETLDFFAPFDGIVTEVMVRPGELINVGGGKAMGQFVVTGAPIARMVPFEGLWVEARTYPRFLSALREGQSVQVQWGKGELATTAAGTVATVRPLVEEDRRGRFFVSLEEVPAHAALDEPVTVKVELEHKQGVWVPADALLNAGGERPYLFVQRQRDVFERRVVEVGQRVGDRIRISEGVSAGEKVVVGGAYMLEGRRLTTGGPGGDMHH; encoded by the coding sequence ATGAGAGCGCGCAAAGTTCTGATCACCGCATGTCTTCTGGCCGGGGCCCCGACCCTGGCCCTGGGGCATGCAGAGCATCAGCAGTTCGCGGAGGACGGCGCCGACCAGCCCGACTCCTGGGTTGTGGGCATCCGCCAGGCCAGCGCGGAGATGGCCGGCCTGCTCGATACCGCCAAGGCCGTGGCGGAGCGGCGGGCCATGACCCTCCGCACCGACGGGCGGGTGCGGGCCCGGCCCTCCCGCATCCAGGAGGTCAACGCCAACACCAGCGGCGAGGTCCGGGACCTCTGGGTACGGCGGGGCCAGGCGGTGCGCCAGGGCGAAGGGCTGGCGAGCATCTACAGCCCCCAGTTCATCCTCCAGCAGGAGCAGCATCTGGCCCTGCTGGGAAGCCAGGTCCAGCAAGAGCAGATCCGGGCGCTGGGGAACCTGGGTGACTACATGGAGGATGCCCGGAAGAACCTGGAGTGGTGGGGGCTCAGCGAGAAACAGGTGAAGCGTCTCGAAAAGGAGAAGGAGGTGGTCAAGGAGACCCTCGATTTCTTCGCCCCTTTCGACGGCATCGTTACCGAGGTGATGGTGCGCCCGGGGGAGCTGATCAACGTGGGCGGCGGCAAGGCCATGGGCCAGTTCGTTGTCACCGGGGCCCCCATCGCCCGAATGGTGCCCTTCGAGGGGCTCTGGGTGGAGGCCCGCACCTACCCCCGGTTCCTCTCGGCGCTCCGGGAAGGCCAGAGCGTGCAGGTCCAGTGGGGCAAGGGCGAGCTCGCCACCACGGCGGCTGGGACGGTGGCCACCGTGCGGCCCCTGGTCGAGGAGGACCGCAGGGGACGGTTCTTCGTCAGCCTCGAGGAGGTGCCGGCGCATGCCGCGCTGGATGAGCCGGTGACGGTGAAAGTGGAGCTGGAGCACAAGCAGGGAGTCTGGGTTCCCGCTGATGCCCTGCTGAACGCCGGAGGAGAACGGCCCTACCTGTTCGTTCAGCGCCAACGGGACGTGTTCGAGCGCCGGGTGGTGGAGGTCGGCCAGCGGGTGGGAGACCGGATTCGAATCTCCGAAGGCGTCTCCGCCGGGGAAAAGGTGGTGGTGGGGGGTGCCTACATGCTTGAGGGACGCAGGCTGACCACCGGCGGCCCCGGCGGCGACATGCACCATTAA
- a CDS encoding sigma-54-dependent transcriptional regulator: protein MSSGQRSPETSPDNILVVDDHAPMRESLVLLLEAAGFNPLEADGGRTALRHLEERPVEGVLADLKMEDMSGLELLKEIRKRDRSLPVILITAYGTIESAVEAMRIGAVDYLTKPYDQEELLEKLRSNIVASADSLFPFDQDQEVATSEGFHFQSQGMRKIWSRMTQAAKTDLGILITGETGTGKTLLAREIHNQSPRANGPFININCAGLPEALLESELFGHVRGSFTGASADKEGLFEAAHGGTIFLDEVGSMPEALQAKLLGVLQDSAIRRVGSNRERKVDIRVVAATGEEGYAGDGRPMSLREDLYYRLNGVRFHLPPLRDRPEDIRWLAEHFLREYAEKYGKPLRGFDEDALEALRAFPFPGNVRQLQAVMEQVTAFAEAAIPRVTVADLPEEVTEGTALVSEPAEAVGAGGPGGEGVETLEDQEIATIKRALEQTGHNLTRTARNLGIGRTTLWRKMKRYGLE, encoded by the coding sequence ATGTCCAGCGGTCAACGGTCTCCGGAAACCTCGCCGGATAACATTCTGGTCGTCGATGACCACGCCCCCATGCGGGAGAGCCTGGTGCTGCTCCTGGAGGCGGCCGGCTTCAACCCCCTGGAGGCGGATGGAGGGCGAACCGCGCTTCGCCACCTGGAAGAGCGCCCGGTGGAAGGGGTCCTGGCGGACCTCAAGATGGAGGACATGTCGGGGCTGGAGCTGCTGAAGGAGATCCGCAAGCGGGACCGCTCCCTCCCCGTCATCCTAATTACCGCCTACGGCACCATCGAGTCCGCGGTGGAGGCCATGCGCATCGGGGCCGTCGATTACCTCACCAAACCCTACGACCAGGAGGAGCTGCTGGAAAAGCTCCGGAGCAACATCGTCGCCTCCGCCGACTCCCTGTTCCCCTTCGACCAGGATCAGGAGGTCGCGACCTCCGAAGGTTTTCACTTCCAGAGCCAAGGGATGCGGAAGATCTGGTCGCGCATGACGCAGGCCGCGAAGACGGATCTCGGCATCCTCATTACGGGCGAGACGGGCACCGGAAAGACCCTGTTGGCCCGGGAGATCCACAACCAGAGCCCCCGGGCCAACGGTCCGTTCATCAATATCAACTGTGCCGGGCTGCCGGAAGCGCTGCTGGAGAGCGAGCTGTTCGGGCACGTGCGGGGCAGCTTCACCGGGGCGTCGGCGGACAAGGAGGGCCTGTTCGAAGCGGCCCATGGGGGGACCATCTTCCTGGACGAGGTAGGCTCCATGCCCGAGGCCCTGCAGGCCAAGCTCCTGGGCGTTCTGCAGGACTCCGCCATCCGCCGGGTGGGCTCCAACCGCGAGCGGAAGGTGGATATTCGGGTGGTGGCCGCCACGGGCGAGGAGGGGTACGCCGGTGACGGCCGTCCCATGTCCCTGCGGGAAGACCTGTACTACCGCCTGAACGGGGTCCGGTTCCATTTGCCGCCCCTGCGCGACCGTCCGGAGGACATCCGCTGGCTGGCGGAGCACTTCCTTCGGGAGTACGCGGAGAAGTACGGCAAACCCCTGCGGGGGTTCGACGAGGACGCCCTGGAGGCGCTACGGGCCTTCCCGTTTCCGGGCAACGTGCGTCAGCTCCAGGCGGTGATGGAGCAGGTGACTGCCTTCGCCGAGGCCGCTATTCCCAGGGTCACAGTGGCGGACCTCCCCGAAGAGGTAACGGAAGGTACCGCCCTTGTGAGCGAGCCCGCTGAGGCAGTGGGGGCCGGTGGCCCAGGCGGTGAAGGTGTGGAAACCCTGGAGGATCAGGAGATCGCCACCATCAAGCGGGCACTGGAGCAGACGGGCCACAACCTGACACGGACCGCCCGCAACCTGGGCATCGGCCGGACCACGCTGTGGAGGAAGATGAAGCGCTACGGCCTGGAGTAG
- a CDS encoding efflux RND transporter periplasmic adaptor subunit, which yields MDHEGQGEAGHPQGHQAPTVALSEQEKRILGVQSAPAVEAPLHKRVQTVAELTYDPRNVVDVTARVNGEVEVYNEFFEGQLVEEGEVLMELHSPNLIRVAEDYLAGLRAQQDIARLGHDFENLDVTSRVTLLWRGLTDGEIREMQDRGEVPKTMPIESPVTGVVTQQPVQHNSLINAGVRGGQFTAIGDVVAQVARLETMWVQAELLGSQMDRVREGMTARVQVHGLPNRVYEAPVTYVYPDMRMGQRTRIARVVLPNEELDLMPGMYADVEFRVPVEGDRSKPEDPILVTDAEGEAEPVSTDRDSARQRPEGSAATMGQKEIEPLPEWEARPVLSIPEGAVIRTGEGARVFVRTGPRQYQARQVRLGDLAEGRLVVEEGLQAGEEVVVQGQYFLDAEVSMAQSGGGGGHHH from the coding sequence GTGGACCATGAGGGTCAGGGTGAAGCCGGGCACCCCCAAGGCCATCAGGCCCCCACGGTAGCCCTCTCCGAGCAGGAAAAGCGCATCCTCGGCGTGCAATCCGCCCCGGCTGTGGAGGCCCCGCTGCACAAGCGGGTGCAAACCGTGGCGGAGCTGACCTACGACCCGCGCAACGTGGTGGACGTAACCGCGCGGGTCAACGGCGAGGTGGAGGTCTACAACGAGTTCTTCGAGGGCCAGCTGGTGGAGGAGGGCGAGGTCCTCATGGAGCTCCACAGCCCCAACCTGATCCGCGTCGCCGAGGACTACCTGGCCGGATTGCGGGCCCAGCAGGATATCGCCCGCCTTGGTCACGATTTCGAGAACCTGGATGTCACCTCCCGGGTGACTCTGCTCTGGCGGGGCCTAACGGACGGCGAGATTCGGGAGATGCAGGACCGGGGTGAGGTACCCAAAACCATGCCCATCGAGTCGCCGGTCACCGGCGTGGTGACCCAGCAGCCGGTGCAGCACAACTCTTTAATCAACGCCGGTGTGCGTGGCGGCCAGTTCACCGCCATCGGCGATGTGGTAGCCCAGGTGGCCCGCCTGGAGACCATGTGGGTCCAGGCCGAGCTTCTCGGCTCCCAAATGGATCGGGTGCGGGAGGGGATGACGGCCCGCGTCCAGGTGCACGGCCTGCCCAACCGGGTCTATGAGGCCCCGGTGACCTACGTCTATCCGGACATGCGCATGGGCCAGCGCACCCGGATCGCGCGCGTCGTGCTGCCCAACGAGGAGCTTGACCTGATGCCGGGCATGTACGCCGACGTGGAGTTCCGCGTGCCGGTGGAAGGCGACCGCAGCAAGCCGGAGGATCCGATCCTGGTTACGGATGCAGAGGGGGAAGCGGAACCGGTTAGCACGGACCGTGATAGCGCCCGGCAGCGGCCGGAGGGCAGCGCCGCCACCATGGGCCAGAAGGAGATAGAGCCCCTGCCCGAGTGGGAGGCGCGGCCCGTGCTCTCCATCCCCGAGGGGGCGGTGATCCGTACCGGGGAGGGCGCCCGGGTGTTCGTCCGTACGGGCCCTCGCCAGTACCAGGCGCGGCAAGTACGGCTCGGGGACCTAGCGGAGGGCCGGCTGGTGGTCGAGGAAGGCCTCCAGGCCGGGGAGGAGGTGGTGGTCCAGGGGCAGTACTTCCTGGACGCAGAGGTTTCCATGGCGCAATCGGGCGGCGGGGGCGGCCACCATCACTGA
- a CDS encoding efflux RND transporter periplasmic adaptor subunit translates to MQSGQPGQPSRKTSEEEQKRLKGLTESGQGRERHLELVKERTRVIRPEDPGRIEGKARELVQATAAPTLTVRAGTDHLTLKGEGTVRYDPTSVQDVNIQSSGLVQDQFIFQGQSLEKGAPLLNLFAPERVLAQYTHLVNLSNDGRLSYSFDPDKFIEDSRENMRWWGLSDKEIKHLEETEEVNRDYVIPSPISGYVVDTEVNRGGLVNAGAREMQGWVLVGSTVVSVAKLSPIWVVADFALEDEVAQLGAGKKGVEGTEARIQVQETGGDTVYSGKVDYVFADVDTETRRKRVLIELPNEDLELLPNMFVQVALEVEVPERLWVPQEAVLQRHGRSYVLIRKGSDRFRFQRVDTGAHRDGRTVILDGLAPGTEIAARARFMVDPDSEWRWNEASHAKE, encoded by the coding sequence GTGCAATCAGGACAGCCCGGCCAGCCCAGTCGGAAAACGTCCGAGGAGGAGCAAAAGCGGCTCAAGGGACTTACGGAATCCGGTCAGGGCCGGGAGCGGCACCTGGAGCTGGTGAAGGAGCGCACCCGCGTAATCCGGCCCGAGGATCCCGGCCGCATCGAAGGGAAGGCCCGGGAACTGGTGCAGGCTACCGCCGCGCCCACACTTACGGTACGGGCCGGCACGGATCACCTGACCCTGAAGGGGGAGGGCACCGTAAGGTACGACCCCACCAGCGTGCAGGACGTCAATATCCAGAGCAGCGGCCTGGTGCAGGACCAGTTCATCTTCCAGGGACAGAGTCTCGAGAAGGGTGCCCCCTTGCTCAATCTGTTCGCGCCCGAGCGGGTGCTGGCCCAGTACACCCATCTAGTCAACCTGAGCAACGATGGCCGCCTGTCCTATTCCTTTGACCCGGACAAGTTCATCGAGGACAGCCGGGAGAATATGCGGTGGTGGGGCCTTTCCGATAAGGAGATCAAACATCTGGAGGAGACCGAGGAGGTCAACAGGGACTATGTGATCCCGTCGCCCATCAGCGGTTACGTGGTGGATACCGAGGTCAACCGGGGTGGCTTGGTGAATGCCGGGGCGCGGGAGATGCAGGGCTGGGTGCTAGTGGGCAGCACCGTGGTGAGCGTCGCGAAGCTGTCGCCCATCTGGGTGGTGGCGGACTTCGCCCTGGAGGACGAGGTGGCCCAGCTCGGCGCCGGCAAGAAGGGTGTGGAGGGCACCGAGGCACGGATTCAGGTGCAGGAGACCGGCGGCGACACGGTGTATTCCGGCAAGGTCGACTACGTTTTCGCTGATGTCGATACCGAGACCCGCCGCAAGCGGGTTCTCATCGAGCTTCCCAACGAGGACCTGGAGCTTTTGCCCAACATGTTCGTCCAGGTGGCCCTGGAGGTGGAGGTGCCCGAGCGCCTCTGGGTGCCCCAGGAGGCCGTCCTGCAGCGGCACGGGCGGTCCTACGTCCTGATCCGGAAGGGATCGGATCGGTTCCGGTTCCAGCGGGTGGACACCGGGGCCCACCGGGACGGGCGGACGGTGATCCTGGATGGGCTCGCTCCGGGCACCGAGATCGCCGCCCGGGCCCGGTTCATGGTGGATCCGGACAGCGAATGGCGCTGGAACGAGGCCAGTCATGCGAAGGAATAG
- a CDS encoding efflux RND transporter permease subunit: MINRILEFATYRRTAVYLLVLAAIGIGILSLRQVSFDAIPDVSDTQVIIYAKWPGQSPGVIEDQVTYPLSSTMLHVPQAKDVRGYSAFGYSLVYVLFDGDTDLYWARSRVLEYLDQVKDDLPERAEVSLGPDATGVGWIYQYALKSDRHDLSELRTLQDWYLRYALEGVQGVSEVASVGGYVRQYQVELDPNRLRAFDIGLDQVVQAVKGSNSDEGGRLIERGGHENLIRGLGYVQGTEDLAKVPVRRTDRGVPVTLGQLGTIQVGADQRRGITDLNGQGQVAGGIVVMQHQGDAWSILQRVQDKIAEVRDQLPDGVTIEPVYDREPLIERSVATLGEVLWHEALVVAAVILLFLWHARSTLVVLLTLPAALLISFAFIRWMDLTLNIMSLGGIALAIGAMVDAAIVMVENAHKHLERLDRPEDREVRLQAVLAGMKEVAAPIFVSLLVLTVSFLPLLLLPGEAGRLFSPLVWTKTLAMAIAAVLSITLIVALTADLVRGRIRPEGSNPISAALIRAYTPVLRGCLNRRWGVILAVVVLGVATAFPATRLGKEFMPPLFEGSLMYMPTTNPGVSITEIGRVMQNQDRALMEIPEVEKVFGKAGRADTATDPAPLSMIETIITLKPRDQWRDGMTPEKLQAEMEDKVSVPGLVDSWTMPIRGRIDMLSTGVRTPLGIKLHGDDLRQLDRVGAQIEEALQGIEGADNVYADRTTFGYFTDVDINRRQAGRYGLNVDDVQETLRTAVGGANLTWTVEGRERYPVMVRYRPGVRDGVQRLQESTLVPFGEGGYIPLDSVADVEVTRDPNVIKSEDGFKANYVYIDLGDRDRDPVAFVEEAKQVLAEEVDLPDNVYMEWTGSYQYFQQSLQSFYYIIPVTLLIVLLLYQLVFRDLRKSLLILGAIPFSLIGAVWLLYLLDYRLSVAVGVGLIALAGVAAETAMVMMFYIDHAIRRRREEGRLRDGSDLYAAIREGAVMRLRPVMMTVLTVVLALMPLMYVSGTGSEVMHRIAAPMIGGALSALLLVLLVVPVAYTWLESRGLPGEPPSRDDPESGSTA, from the coding sequence ATGATCAACCGCATCCTGGAATTCGCTACGTACCGGCGCACCGCCGTGTACCTGTTGGTCCTGGCGGCCATCGGCATCGGCATTCTGTCCCTGCGCCAAGTCTCCTTCGATGCCATCCCGGACGTTTCCGACACCCAGGTCATCATCTACGCCAAGTGGCCCGGCCAGTCCCCCGGTGTCATCGAGGACCAGGTCACCTATCCGCTCTCCTCGACCATGCTCCACGTTCCCCAAGCCAAGGACGTGCGGGGCTATTCCGCCTTCGGCTATTCCCTGGTCTACGTCCTGTTCGATGGCGACACCGATCTCTACTGGGCCCGATCGCGGGTCCTGGAGTACCTCGACCAGGTCAAGGACGACCTTCCGGAGCGCGCCGAGGTCAGCCTCGGTCCGGACGCCACCGGGGTGGGCTGGATCTACCAGTACGCCCTGAAGTCGGACCGCCACGACCTGTCGGAGCTGCGCACCTTGCAGGACTGGTACCTGCGCTACGCCCTGGAGGGGGTTCAGGGGGTCTCGGAGGTGGCCAGCGTGGGCGGCTACGTGCGCCAGTACCAGGTGGAACTGGACCCCAACCGGTTGCGTGCCTTCGACATCGGCCTGGACCAGGTGGTGCAGGCGGTTAAAGGCAGCAACAGCGACGAGGGCGGACGCCTGATCGAGCGCGGCGGCCACGAGAACCTGATCCGGGGTCTGGGGTATGTCCAGGGCACGGAGGACCTGGCGAAGGTCCCGGTGCGCCGCACCGACCGTGGGGTGCCCGTGACCCTGGGCCAGCTCGGCACCATCCAGGTTGGGGCGGATCAGCGCCGGGGCATCACGGATCTGAACGGCCAGGGCCAGGTGGCGGGGGGCATCGTGGTCATGCAGCACCAGGGGGATGCCTGGAGCATCCTGCAGCGCGTCCAGGACAAAATCGCCGAGGTGCGCGACCAGCTTCCCGATGGCGTGACCATCGAGCCGGTCTACGACCGTGAGCCCCTGATCGAGCGCTCCGTGGCCACCCTCGGCGAGGTGCTGTGGCATGAGGCGCTGGTGGTGGCCGCCGTGATCCTGCTGTTCCTTTGGCACGCGCGCAGCACCCTGGTGGTGCTACTGACCCTGCCGGCGGCGCTGCTCATCAGCTTCGCCTTCATCCGGTGGATGGACTTGACCCTCAACATCATGTCCCTGGGTGGGATTGCCCTGGCCATCGGCGCCATGGTGGATGCCGCCATCGTCATGGTGGAGAACGCCCACAAGCACCTGGAGCGCCTGGATCGTCCGGAGGATCGGGAGGTGCGGCTGCAGGCGGTGCTCGCCGGCATGAAAGAGGTGGCGGCGCCCATCTTCGTGTCCCTGCTGGTGCTCACCGTCTCCTTCCTGCCGTTGCTGCTGCTTCCGGGGGAGGCCGGCCGGCTGTTCAGCCCGCTGGTGTGGACCAAGACCCTGGCCATGGCCATCGCGGCGGTGCTGTCCATCACCCTGATCGTAGCCCTCACCGCCGACCTGGTGCGCGGCCGCATCCGTCCAGAGGGCAGCAACCCCATCAGTGCCGCCCTGATCCGTGCCTACACCCCCGTGCTGCGCGGCTGTCTGAACCGCCGCTGGGGGGTGATCCTGGCGGTGGTGGTGCTGGGCGTGGCCACGGCCTTCCCGGCCACGCGCCTGGGCAAGGAGTTCATGCCGCCGCTGTTCGAGGGCTCCCTGATGTACATGCCCACCACCAATCCCGGGGTGAGCATCACCGAGATCGGGCGGGTCATGCAGAACCAGGACCGCGCCCTGATGGAGATCCCCGAGGTGGAAAAGGTGTTCGGCAAGGCCGGGCGGGCGGACACGGCTACCGATCCGGCGCCGCTGTCCATGATCGAGACCATCATCACCCTCAAGCCCCGGGACCAGTGGCGCGACGGCATGACCCCGGAGAAGCTCCAGGCGGAGATGGAGGACAAGGTCTCCGTCCCGGGCCTGGTGGACAGCTGGACCATGCCCATCCGCGGCCGCATCGACATGCTAAGCACCGGCGTGCGCACCCCGTTGGGGATCAAGCTCCACGGCGACGACCTGCGCCAGCTGGACCGGGTGGGGGCGCAGATCGAGGAAGCCCTGCAGGGGATCGAGGGCGCGGACAACGTCTACGCCGACCGCACCACCTTCGGCTACTTCACCGACGTCGACATCAACCGCCGGCAGGCGGGTCGCTACGGCCTCAATGTGGACGATGTCCAGGAGACCCTGCGTACCGCCGTGGGCGGCGCCAACCTGACCTGGACCGTGGAGGGGCGCGAGCGCTACCCGGTAATGGTTCGGTATCGGCCAGGGGTGCGGGACGGCGTCCAGCGCCTGCAGGAGAGCACCCTGGTGCCCTTCGGCGAGGGCGGCTACATCCCGCTCGACAGTGTCGCGGACGTGGAGGTTACCCGCGACCCGAACGTCATCAAGAGCGAGGACGGCTTCAAGGCGAACTATGTCTACATCGACCTCGGCGACCGCGACCGCGACCCCGTCGCCTTCGTCGAGGAGGCCAAGCAGGTGCTTGCGGAGGAGGTGGACCTCCCCGACAACGTCTACATGGAATGGACGGGAAGCTACCAGTATTTCCAGCAATCGCTGCAGAGCTTCTACTACATCATCCCGGTGACCCTGCTGATCGTGCTGCTGCTCTACCAGCTGGTGTTCCGCGACCTGCGCAAGTCCCTGCTCATCCTCGGAGCCATTCCCTTCTCCCTCATCGGGGCCGTGTGGCTGCTGTACCTCCTCGACTACCGGCTCAGCGTGGCGGTCGGCGTGGGCCTGATCGCCCTCGCGGGCGTGGCCGCGGAGACCGCCATGGTGATGATGTTCTACATCGACCACGCCATCCGGCGGCGACGGGAGGAAGGGCGACTGCGCGACGGGAGCGACCTGTACGCGGCCATCCGCGAAGGGGCGGTGATGCGCCTGCGTCCGGTGATGATGACCGTGCTCACCGTGGTCTTGGCGCTGATGCCGCTGATGTACGTGAGCGGAACCGGCTCCGAGGTGATGCACCGCATCGCGGCGCCCATGATCGGCGGCGCCCTGAGCGCCCTGCTGCTGGTGCTGCTGGTGGTGCCGGTGGCCTATACCTGGCTCGAGTCGCGGGGGCTCCCGGGCGAGCCACCAAGCCGGGACGATCCGGAATCCGGATCCACGGCATGA
- a CDS encoding TlpA family protein disulfide reductase — protein MRSNHFRKALLSAAAALALAFLGGTTIGVADDQFTNPNKKSGGAFPTAEEVGGEVFIETKGEGDQVPMDLPLETLDGEETTLRQVLSSGDKPVVLNFFMAHNEKALEELKALDRLEQENPGLRVVAIHLGSVGGKLTPDTPMASVNRTIRALRQDLGVNRVDTYLDKKSYAVQALGLRNAPATFLVKQDGTIVKNYLSTQNWADDARQKEISQFIASS, from the coding sequence ATGCGAAGCAATCACTTTCGAAAGGCGTTGCTGTCGGCGGCAGCCGCGCTCGCCTTGGCGTTCCTGGGGGGGACGACGATCGGGGTCGCGGACGACCAGTTCACGAACCCGAATAAGAAGTCCGGCGGGGCGTTCCCCACCGCCGAAGAGGTGGGCGGGGAGGTGTTCATCGAGACCAAGGGCGAAGGAGATCAGGTGCCCATGGACCTGCCGCTGGAGACCCTGGACGGAGAGGAAACCACTCTCCGACAGGTGCTGAGCAGTGGGGACAAGCCGGTGGTCCTCAATTTCTTCATGGCCCACAACGAGAAAGCCCTGGAAGAGCTGAAGGCCCTGGACCGCCTGGAGCAGGAAAACCCGGGCCTGCGGGTGGTCGCCATCCACCTGGGTAGCGTGGGCGGCAAGCTCACCCCGGACACCCCCATGGCCTCGGTGAACCGCACCATCCGCGCGCTCCGGCAGGACCTGGGGGTGAATCGCGTCGACACCTACCTGGATAAGAAGTCCTACGCGGTGCAAGCCCTGGGGCTGCGCAACGCCCCCGCCACCTTCCTGGTGAAGCAGGACGGCACCATCGTGAAGAACTACCTGAGCACCCAGAACTGGGCCGATGACGCCCGGCAGAAGGAAATCTCCCAGTTCATCGCCTCCTCCTAG